The Pithys albifrons albifrons isolate INPA30051 chromosome 23, PitAlb_v1, whole genome shotgun sequence genome contains a region encoding:
- the RPUSD4 gene encoding pseudouridylate synthase RPUSD4, mitochondrial, giving the protein MAAAGGAARGWWRSCAGLARAVRGVSGSGREAEGLRAQELAERIRRSAEQPREVPRDPAQRRLQELTALSQQLQRVHPNVLAKILKERTVYQNEEIVVINKPYGLPVHGGPGIKNCVADVLPILAKMLENMKAEPLHLCHRLDKETTGVMVLARNKETAENIRLLFKTRQVEKIYWAIVLGDPDPSEGIVEIPIVEKEVQSHQSHYKMTLAPNYRLCPEDGRVVKTRRNRNAESAVTRYRRLAGASACSLLELQPITGVKHQIRVHLAYGLGCPILGDHKYSHWSKLAPQKLPELTLRKLKVQQSKARHLPLHLHAHRLCLPLGQSIDLVCKPPSFFQKTLRMLELDIAKD; this is encoded by the exons atggcggcggcgggcggcgcggcgcggggATGGTGGCGGAGCTGCGCGGGGCTGGCCCGGGCCGTGCGCGGCGTCAGCGGGAGCGGGCGGGAGGCCGAAGGTCTGCGAGCGCAGGAGCTGGCGGAGCGGATACGAAGGAGCGCGGAGCAGCCGCGAGAG GTTCCCAGGGATCCAGCACAGCGACGGCTCCAGGAACTCACTGCACtgagccagcagctgcagcGGGTTCACCCCAATGTCCTGGCCAAGATCCTCAAGGAGAGAACTGTGTACCAGAACGAGGAGATCGTGGTGATCAACAAGCCCTATGGGCTCCCCGTGCACG GCGGCCCCGGCATCAAGAACTGCGTTGCTGACGTGCTGCCCATTTTGGCCAAGATGCTGGAGAACATGAAAGCTGAGCCTCTCCACCTCTGCCACAGGCTGGACAAGGAGACCACGGGTGTGATGGTGCTGGCACGGAACAAGGAGACAGCAGAGAACATCCGGCTGCTCTTCAAAACCCGTCAGGTGGAGAAGATCTACTG ggccatTGTCCTGGGGGACCCAGACCCTTCTGAGGGCATTGTGGAGATCCCCATTGTGGAGAAGGAGGTGCAAAGCCACCAGTCGCACTACAAG ATGACGCTGGCTCCCAACTACCGCCTGTGTCCGGAGGATGGGAGGGTGGTGAAAACGCGCAGGAACCGGAATGCCGAGAGCGCGGTGACGCGGTACCGCCGGCTGGCCGGCGCCTCCGCCTGCtcgctgctggagctgcagcccatCACCG GGGTGAAGCACCAGATCCGGGTTCACTTGGCCTATGGCTTGGGGTGCCCCATCCTGGGGGATCACAAGTACTCGCACTGGAGCAAGCTGGCGCCCCAG AAGCTTCCTGAGCTTACCTTGAGGAAGCTGAAGGTGCAGCAGAGCAAGGCTCGGCACCTGCCCCTGCACCTGCACGCCCACCggctctgcctgcccttggGCCAGTCCATAGACCTTGTCTGCAAGCCGCCCTCCTTCTTCCAGAAAACTCTGAGAATGCTGGAGCTGGACATTGCTAAGGACTGA